Genomic DNA from Catellatospora sp. TT07R-123:
CCGAGCTGCGCGCGGTCGCCGAACTGCTCGACCTGCCCATCACCGTCGTCTGAGCGGGTGCCGGAGAAGGGCCGGCCGCTGTGGGGCCGGCCCTCTCGTGCTCGGCGGTCAGGACGGGTTGACTCTGTCCCAGTGGGCGATCGCTTCGGCGGGGTCCGGGCTCACCAGGCGTTCCAGGCCAGCGGTCGTGATCTTCGCCCACCTGCCGGCCCGCGCCCACATCTGCTCCTCGAAGGCGCGGACGGCGTCGTCCAGCTCGCCGGAGCCGAGCATGGCGACGGTCTCGGCGAGTTCGGCGCCTTCCAGCATCGCGAGGTTCGCGCCCGCCCCCAGCGGCGGCATCAGATGGGCGGCGTCGCCCAGCAGCGTCACGCCGGGGACGTGGGTCCAGGTGTGGGACACGGGCAGGACGTAGACAGGGCGGTGGACGAAGGCGGTCCCGTGGCGGAGTAGGTCGAGGACGGGCGTGGCCCAGCCGTCGAACAGGGCCAGCAGGTTCGATCGCACGGCTTCGTCGTCGGCCAGGTCCAGGTTCCGGTGCCATTCCAGGGGTGCGCGGAACCGGGCGTTGACCTTGATGTGACCGCCGCTGTTGCGCTGGGCGACGACGGCTCGGTTCACGCCGTACACGGCCATGGAACCGTCGCCGATCAGCCGGGCGAGGTCGGGGTGGCGGGTGTCGACGTCGTCGAGGGAGGTCTCGACCGAGGTGACGCCGGTGTACTGCGGCGTCGCCGGAGACACCGCGGGGCGGGTCCGGGACCAGGCGCCGTCCGCGCCGACGACGAAGTCGAACGTCTCCTGCCGCCCGTCCGCGAAATGGACCAGTACGCCGTCGCGGGTGCCCGGCACCACCTGTGCCACGCCCCGGCCCCACTGGACGTCGAGCGGGCCGGTCAGCAGGTCACGCAGCTGCCTGCGGTCTATCTCGGGATTGGCCAGTTCGTCCGGTCGGGGTCGCCAGTCGCGCAGGACGGTCCCGTCCGGGTCCAGGATGCGCATGGCCTGCCCTTCGGGGCGGGACAGCGCCTGGAACCCGTCCCGCAGCCCCGCCTTGTCCAGCGCGAGCTGGCCCAGCCCTTCGTGCAGGTCCAGCGTGCCGCCCGGGGGGCGGGCGTCGGGGGCGGCATCGCGTTCGAGGACGGTGACGGGATGGCCGTGGCGGTGCAGCACCCGGGCGAAGGTCAGGCCGCCGGGGCCGCCCCCGACCACCGCAATGCGATGTCTCATACCGATACAGTGCCACGGGCCGCTTCCGCTCACCGTGAGCGTGACCCCGGCGAACTGCTGCAAGCGGCCGAGCGGCCGTTGACTACGGGCGGTATAACAGCGGGATGCATGCGCTGTTCAGCAGGACCCCGATCTGGCTGCTCTCTCTGGCCGTGGTCATCTACGCTCTGCCGCCGGTGGCCATCTTCCTTACCCAGGGCCGGGTCTCGGCTGCTTTTCTCGTGGTCCTGGGCATGGTGTTCTCAGCTGGGCTCGGATCGCGGATCGCACTGCGCGGCGCAGGTGCTCCCCGGAACGAGTCGCCGTAGCCGATCTGACGGCCGACGGTGCTGCTCCCGTCACCGTGGTCTGACCGCCCAGGCCCCGCCATCGGCATGTTTCGCACGCGGCCCGGTGGCATGCCGATCCGGCATGCCACCGGCCGTTCAACTGGCCCGCAGGGCCGGTGGGTATGGCTGTTGCGCCGGCCCCAGTGTCCGGCAGTGCCGCCTCAGCCGCACACCCGCCACTGCCCGTCCTCCTTGAGCAACGGGAAGCTCTGCGTCATGACGGCTCCCGTCTCAGCCTGAGTGATGCGCATGGTGATGACCGCGCTGGTGGTGGTGTTCATCGTCTTGACACTGGTGCCGATCACCTCGTACTTGCTGATCTTCAGCTGCGCCGCCTGGATCCGGGTGTACTCCGCCTCCGAGGTCTCGGTCCGGACCTTGTCGCACAGCCGCCCGTACGCGCCGTGGTAATCCCCCGCCGTGACGTCCTGGATGTAGCCGACCGCAGCGTCGCGGGCCGGGGCGGTCGCCTCCTCGACGCCGCGGAACAGCAGCGCCCCGCCCGCGATGACGCCGCCGCAGCAGAGCGCCAGGACGATGGCGACGACGACGAGGATGCGTTTGACATTGCTCTTCGCCGGGGGCGGCGGTGGCGGTACGAAAGTCATGGCGCCAATATGAACGATCAACGCAAGGCCTCACGGCTGGTGCGCGGAACAACGTCGGTCCGGTGCTCGCCTCAGCCGATTTCGACGCCACGGTGACGTCGCTGCACGACCTGCTCAACTCGGCGAGAGCCGCCGCCGATCATTCGCCGTAACCGACTCGACGCCTGACGATGAAAGTGAAGGTCCGATGACCGGTAAGCGGCCATCGGACCTTCGGGGTGAGGCTGGTCAGGCGGGTGCGGTGAAGGTGTAGCTGCCCGAGGGCAGGTAGTAGGACGCCGCGCCGGAGCCGTACCCGAAGGGCACCGCCTGCGCCGGGGCGCTCACCACGGCTGCCGAGGTCGCCGGGACCTTGACCAGCGCCGTCACCCCGGCGGGCACTGTGACCCGGAGGGTGAACGTCCCGCCGCTGCTGGTCCAGTCGCTGACCGCCTGGCCGTACGGCGTCTCGTACGCCGACTTCGCCGAGCTGAGCCCGCCGCCGGGACGCGGAGCCACCAGCAGCGACTGGTATCCCGGGCTCGCCGGGCCGAGCCCGCCGACCTGCCGGTAGAGGAAGTCGCCGGCCGACCCGAGCCCGTAGTGGTTGAACGAGTTCATCCCGACGTCCTGGAAGCTGCCGTCGGTGCGGATGCCGTCCCAGCGCTCCCAGATCGTGGTCGCGCCCCGGCTGAGCATGTAGCCCCAGCCGGGATACGAGGTCTGGAGCAGGATCTGGTACGCGATGTCGGCCCGGCCGTTGTCGGCCAGCACCGGCAGCAGGTTCTCCACGCCGAGGAAGCCGACGGTCAGGTGCCCGCCGGACGCGGCCACCTTCGCCACCAGCTTGTTCACGGCCGGAGCGACCAGGTTCGACGGGAGCAGCCCGAAGGCCAGCGCGAGCACGTACCCGGTCTGGGTGTTGCCCGACACGGTGCCGTCGCCGGCGACGAACCGGCTGGTGAACGCCGCGGCGACCTGATCGGCCAGGGTGCCGTAGCTCGACGCCTCCGCCGTGTGCCCGGTCGCGGCCGCCATCTGCGACACCATCCGCGCCGAGTGGGCGAAGAACGCCGTCGAGATGACGTTGCGGGCGGTGTCGTCGTTGACGTTGAGCCAGTCGCCGTAGCCGCCCTGGTCCCGGATCAGGTCCGCGGCGGCCGTGCTGCGCAGGTAGTCCACCCAGCGCGTCATGGCCGTGAAGTGGTCGTCGATGACCTTCGTGTCACCGAAGCGCTGCCACATGGTGTAGGGCACGATCACTCCGGCGTCGCCCCAACCGGCGGTCCCGGCACCGCAGCACACGTACGGCGCGGTGTCGGTGAACGCGCCGTTGGACTGCTGCGCGTCGGTCAGATCGTCGGCGAACTTGTCCAGGAACCCGGTCACGTCCACGTTGAACGTCGAGGTGGCCGCGAAGCTGGCGATGTCACCGGTCCAGCCGAGGCGCTCGTCCCGGTTGGGGCAGTCGGTGGGGATGGACAGCATGTTGGACCGCTGCCCCCATACGATCGCGCTCTGCATCTGGTTGATCAGGCTGCTGGAGGTCGTCAGCGTGCCCAGGGCCACGCCGGACGTCCACGCGGCCTGGCCGGTGATCGCCTGCGCGGTCGGCGTGCCGGGGAATCCGGTCACCTCGACATACCGGTACCCGTGCACGGTGAACCGGGGCTCGAAGATCTCCTCGCCGCCCGTGCCGGCCAGGGTGAACCGGTCCGTGGCCAGGCCCGGGACCCGCAGGTTCGCGGTGTAGAGCGTGCCGTCGGCGTTGAGGACCTCACCGTGGCGCAGCGTCACGGTGGTCCCGGCCGGGCCGGTCACCCGCAGCCGGTCCCACCCGGCGTAGTTCTGGCCGAGGTCGAAGATCCACACTCCGGGCTGCGGCTGGGTCACCGAGACCGGGGTGAGCTGGCGCTGCACGGTCACGCCGGGGTCCACCTGGGACACCAGCGCGGGCAGGGTGCCCGAGCGTACGGCCACCGCCGTCCAGGCCGCGTCGTCGTATCCGGCCGCGTCCCAGCCGGAGATCACCTTGCGGGCGTCGTACTGCTCGCCCATGTACAGGTCGTCGGCGGTGATCGGGCTCTGCGCGTACTTCCAGCTGCCGTCGGTGGTCACGGTGGTGCTGGTGCCGTCGGTGAAGGTCAGCAGCAGCTTCGCCGAATACCACGGCTGGGTGCCGTAGCGCTGCGATCCGGCCATGCCGATGCTGCCGGAGTACCAGCCGTCGCCGAGCCAGGCGCCGAGCGCGTTCGTGCCCTGCACGATCTGCCCGGTCACGTCGTACACCTTGTACTGGAGGCGCTTGTTGTAGTCGGTCCAGCCCGGCGCGAGCACGTCGGTGCCGACCTTCGCCCCGTTGAGGCGGGTCTCGTGCAGGCCCAGGGCGGTGGTGAGCAGCCGGGCCGACGCCACGGGCTTGCCGACCGTGAACGACTTGCGCAGCAGGGGCGCGCCGCGGCGTACCACGACGTTGGCGCCCCACGGCCCGGTGCCGTACGCGGTCAGCGCGCGGGCGGCCACCCAGCCGCTGTCGTTGAACCCGGCCTGCTGCCAGCCCGACGGGTTGGTCTGGGACGCCTTCCACGACACGTCGGTGTTGATCGTCGAGACGCCCGGGATGGTCAGCTGGGCGATGACGGCGGTCGGCGACTGCGTGGTGTTCTGGCTGGAGATCGCGATGGCGTTCGTGCCCGTGGTCAGGCGGCCGGCCAGGTCGATCACCGCCGCCTGCTTCCACGAGTCGGTGACCCGCGCCGAGGTGCTGACCTGCACCCCGTTGACCCACACGTCGGCGGTGTCGTCGCCGGTCACCACGAGCGTGCCGCCGGAGGGGACCGAGGACAGGCTGAACGTCCGGCGGAAGTAGCGGGTCATGGGCGGCAGCCCCGCGATCGGGTCGCCCTCGGGGTACCAGATCCAGGTCGAGCCGTTCAGCCCCACCGCGGAACCGGGCTGCCCGACGAACGCGGCCTGCCATTCCGAAGCCGAGTTGAGCAGGCCGGTCTCGAACGTCTGGGTGCCGCTCCACGGGCCGACGCGGCCCTGGGCGTCCCACACGCGCACCCGCCAGAAGTAGCCGCGCATCGAGGCCAGCGCCGGTCCGCCGTACTGGACGTCGACGGACTTCACGCTGGCCACCCGGCCGCTGTCCCAGACGTCGCCGGTGTTCGCCCCGGCCAGCGCGGCGGTGCTCGCGACGATGACCTGGTAGGCACCCTGGCGCTGCTGGATTGTCGACGCGCCGAGCTTCCAGCCCAGGCGGGGTTTGGCCGCGTCCACGCCGAGGGGGTTGGCGCGGCGCTCCACGGTCGCACCGGCCACGCTCAGCGGCGAACCGGCCGCGGTGTCCGGACCGAGCACGTTGGAGTTCCACGGGCCCATGCCGTAGGCGCCCAGGTCAGCGGCGGCGGGCCAGCCGCTGTCGCTGAAACCCGGCTGCTCCCAGCCGGCGGCCGGGCTCTGCGAGGCCTTCCACGACCCGTCGGTCGTGAAGTCCACCGTGGTGGAGCCGGTGACGTGCACCCGGCCGATCATTCCGGCCGGTCCGGCCGCGGTGTTGCGGGCCACCACCGCGAGGGTGTTGGCGGCGCCGGGACGCAGCGCGGCCTGCAGGTCGATGTAGAGCGCCTGCTTCCACGAGTCGGTCATGCGGGGTGACCCGGCCAGCGGGATCCCGTTGAGCCACGCGTCGACCGTGTCGTCGCCGGTGATGACCAGCTGGGCGTCGCTGATGCCGCCCGACGGTGCCGTGAAGACCTTCCGGAAGTAGCGGTCGGCGGCGGGCGCGCTGCTCGCGGGGGATCCTTCGGGATACCAGATCCAGTGGGCGCCCGAGACGCTCACGGGGGTTGCGGCTTGGGCGGGGACGGTCCAGGCGACGACGGCGGTGGAGATCGCGACGAAGGCGGCCGTCACGGCCGCACACCATCGCCAGTGCCGTTTCATCATCAGATGCGGCATACCTACTCCTGAGGGCGACAGGACCCGGATACGGCATGCGCGAGGCTTGGGACGGCCAGATGGCATATCCGGGCATTGAAACGTTTCACTGGGTTGCCAGTGCAGCAACCGTAGATGCCGCCCCCATGGGAGTCAATACCTTCGATCTGCCGACATTTCGCAGCGCCGATGGCACCGGCAGGCGCGCGAAACCGGTGGACCGGAGCCGCCGCGGGCCGCTAACGTGCCGCTCAGCCATCTCATCGAGCTGAGGACCGTCCGTTGTACCTCCTTTGAGACCCACCGAGCGCTGAACCTGTCGCGCGTCGCGCCTGTGCGCCGCGTGCCTTCCTGCTGTGGACTTCTCATTGGAATGGGTGTATCTCCATGCTCGAAAACCGGGCAGCCGTGCCTGCCTGCCTGCCACCGGTCCTTCGCCGTCGCCACCTCTGCGCGTCCGAGCGCGTGCGGGAAGACGGCACCTTCCGCGTCGACGTCGACGCCGGGCTCCTCGACGCCTGGCTCCTCACGCTCTGCACCCGCCGCGACGACCCGGCGAAGCCCACCGTCCTGGAGCGGATGACGGTACGGCTCCGCACGACCCGGGGCGCCGGACCGGCCGCCCGACGCCTCCGGCCGGACAGCCGCGCGGCTTGCGGATCGGGTCGGGCGACGCCCCACGCGCATCGCCTCGGACTGCGCGGCCTGACGCGGCGACACCGGCGGATCGGCCCGCTGTGACCGGCAGGTGATCGGCATCCGCTTGGTGGTGGCGCCCACGTCTCCGTCCAAGGTGGCCTGAATACCGCGGTTCCCGGTGATCACAATCTGATCACCGGGAACCGCGCCGTGCATGCGGCGACGCTGTCCGGCATGCCCTGGTCCGGTGACACCCGGGCGCAGGCGAGCGGGCGGCCGCGTTCGCTCAGTCCTGAGGTCGGACCATGCCGGGCGCGGTGGCGATCAGTACGTGGGCCGCCGCGGTCCAGCCCAGTGCGGTGTAGAGCCGCTGGCCGTCCTCGCTGGCGATGAGCAGGCCCGATCCGATCCCCTGCCGCAGCGCGCCGTCGGCGAGTGCGCTCATCACGGCGTTGGCGAGGCCGCGCCGCCGATGGTCGGGCCAGGTGAGGATGCGGTCGATGACGGCGCCGTCCCGGGTCAGGCCGACCGCTCCGCGAGCGGCGACCTCCGCGGCCGGATCGCGGACCTCGACGTAGAGCCCCGAGGCGGAAGGTTCGAGATGCAGCCGGTACGGCGCGGGCACGTCGTGGTGCGCCTGGGCGCGCAGGTCTGCCGTCATCAGCTGCTCGTTGCGTTTGAGCAGCGTGAGCCCGTGGTCCTGGAGCAGCGATGCGGTCTGCTCGGGGCGGGTGGTGGGCACGGTCAGCCACGTCGTCTGGGCGGTGTCGGCGACCCGGGCGGCGAGTCTGGCGACCGAGGCGGGGTCGTGGTCGGCGTGCCGGGCGAAGATCTCGATGTCGCGTCCCGGCTGGTGGCACAGGACCCGCCATCCGTCCCCGAGGTCCTCGGGTGCGGGCAGGGACCGGGCGGCCACCCAGCCGTGCACCCATCTGGTCGTCAGGTCGCTCAGTTCCTCCATCCGTCCAGTAGATCTTGAGAAGGTGCCGGGCGCCTCCGGGGCATCGACAACTGTGCGCCAGGTCACGCCGCGCGGTGATCGCGGGCTGTCAGCGGAGCAGGTCCAGGTCCGGTCCGAACAGCCTTCGGCCAGGTTGTCCGGCTGATAGTTTCGGTCTGCGGGCGTTCCGCTGGATCGGGGTCGTCGCCAATGAAGATCAAGTCACCGGTCATCACACTGGCCGTCGGCGCATTGATCGCGCTCATCATCTCCATTCTGAGCGTCATGGTGCACCACGCGGGTGACAACTACGGGCTGGTGGTGACGCGGTGAGCCAGGCGCCGGCCCGGAACAGCGCGCGACTGCTGCTCCCCCTGCTCATCGGCGCCCTGGTCTCCGTCGCACTCGGCGTCTACGGCGCCAACCACCGGGGCGCGAGCGTCGTCTTCCGGGTGAGCGGCTTCGAGCACCTCATCGTCGTCAAGAGCTGGCTCGCCACCGTCGTCACGGTCTTCGCACTGGTCCAGCTGGTGTCGGCGCTCGCCATGTACGGCAGGATCCGTGCGATCACACCCGCGCCCTGGATCAGCACCGTCCACCGCTGGTCCGGCCGGATCGCGTTCTTCGCCGCCGTGCCGATCGGAGTCTTCTGCCTGTACGGGATCGGGTTCCAGCACTACGACACCCGCGTGCTGCTGCACTCGCTGCTCGGCTGCCTGTTCTTCGGCGTGTTCACCGTCAAGATGCTCGTCCTGACCAGGCCGGGGCTGGCCGGCTGGGTCCTTCCGGCAGTGGGCGGGACCGTGTTCACCGTCCTGGTGGCGACGATCCTCACGTCAGCGGCCTGGTACTTCTCCACCCGTTGAGCCGCCCGGCGGCCGGACACGCAGCGTGCCCGATGCCCCCGAGCGGCAGCAGCCTCACGTCAGCCGGACCGGCAGGTGGACGGGGCCGTGCATGATCAGGCCCGGCCGCCACCGCAGCTCCTCCAGCGGCACGGCGGCATGGAGCGCGGGGAAGCGGCGCAGCAGCGCACCGACGGCCACCTGCGCCTCCAGCCGGGCGACCGGCGCACCCAGGCAGAAGTGGATGCCGTGGCCGAACGCGACGTGGCCGTCAGCGTCAGGACGGTGCGGATCGAACTCGCCCGCGGCCGCGAACGACCCGCCGTCGCGGTTGGCCGACATCAACGAGAGCACCACGATCTCCCCCGCCGGGATCGTCACGTCTCCGAAGGTCACCGGCTCGACCGCCAGCCGCAGGGTCGCGTTCTTCACCGGGCTCTCATACCGCAGGGTCTCCTCGATCACCGCCGGCAGCAGCGACTCGTCGGCCCGCAGCGCCGCCGCCAGCTCCGGCCGCTGCAACAGCACGTAGATCGCGTTGCCGATCAGGTTCACCGTGGTCTCGTGCCCGGCGAGCAGCAGCACGAACACCAGCGAGCTGAGCTCGTCGGCGCTCAGCCGGTCACCGGCGTCGCTGGCCTCGATCAGGCTGCTCAGCAGCGCGTCGTCCGGTTCGGCCCGCTTGCGCTCCAGCAGCTGCGCGACATACCCCGCGGCCGCCCTCGCCGCCGCGTTCGTCTCCTCGGGCGGGACCGCGGCGCCCGCGACCATCGTGTTGGTCCAGCCGCGGAAGGTGTCGCGGTCCACGTCGGGCAGTCCGATCAGTTCGCAGATCACCTGGAACGGCAGCGGGAACGCGAAGTCGTCGATGAGGTCGGCCTCGTCCCTGCCGTCCAGGCGGTCGAGCAGGTCGCGGGTGAGCTGCTCGACGCGGGGACGCAGCCCTTCGATCCGCCGCGCGGTGAACGACCTCGACACCAGCCGCCGCAGCCGGGTGTGCTCCGGCGGGTCGGCGTTGAGCATGTGGGTGCTCGTCGCGGCCTGGACCTCGGGCGGCAGCGGCAGGCTGCCGGTGAGCCGCACCTCCTTCAGGGCCGCCTTCGACAGGCGCGGATCGTTGAGCGCGCGCTTCACGTCCGCGTACCGGGTGACCAGCCAGCCGGTCTTGGTGGGGCCGAGCGGGATCCGGTGGGCCGGAGCGGCGGCGCGCAGCTGGCCGAGCATCTCATGTGGATCGCCGGTGAGGCCGTCGGCCGTCGCTGTCATTCGGCGAGTCTGGCACAACCGCACGCAGGCCATAAGTGTCCACAAAGGCAGGCCGAGAAGCGGGCCGGGGGATCTGCCGGCGTCATCCGCGCTGCCTGCGGCCGCACCCGTCCCCGGCCGCTGACCGCGGCCCCGCGGGGTCGCATGCGGCGGCCGGGACGGGCGGCGGGACACCTCAGGAGTTGAACAGTCGCCACTGCCCCTCGGAGACGACTTCGACGTCTGCGCCGGTCACCTTGATGGCGGTCTGGTTGTCGATCGCGTACGCCCGCATCGGCATCGCGGCGGCCCACTTCTCGGCGTTGGCCATGGAGTTGGAGGTCATCCCGGGATAGTCCAGGTGCGGGAAGATCGCGAAATCGACCATGCCGAGCGTCTGGTCGCCGCCGTCGGGCGGGCTCCAGCGGACGAAGTCCTCGCCGATGCGGGGGGTCATCACCATGCTGCCCGCGCTGAGCCCCACGTAGACGGTGTCGCTGAGCGTGGGCAGCAGGCCGGCCAGGCCGGACTCGCGCATCCAGTAGGCCAGGAACATGGGATCACCGCCCTCGACCAGCAGGGCGTCGGCCTCCTCGACCAGCGGGACCCAGCGCTGCTCGCCGATGCTCGGCAGCGCGGTGAGCTCCAGCAGGCCGAGCGACTTCCAGCCCAGCTGGGCCATGGGCGCCCTGTCCTCCTGCCCGCTGACCACCCGGTATGCCTGGACGGCACCGCCCTGCTGGGCGTGCAGCGCGGTAGGGACGATCAGCGCGGTGGACTCTTCGATCGGCTTGCCCAGCAGGTCGACGAGCGCGTCGCGGATGCTCCTGTTCTGGATGCCCGAGTCGGTAAGGAGAAGCTTCATCACGTCCCTTTCCTGGTGATCTCATCAAGGTGACCGGAGGCTATCTCCCACTCCCGACAATCCACCGCCGCCGCCCGGATACGAGCCGTGTCGCCAGAGGTCCGGCTCACCACCCCTAGGCATCCTAGGAACCTAGCTGCGGAGACAACGGCGACTCGCCGTCATCTGCTGCCGGGCGGGCCTGCGGACACGGCGCATGCCGCGGTGCCGCCCGGCAGCCGGTGACGGTTGCGGGCGATCCACCGGTAGACCACCGCCGCCGGATATCGCAGCGGAACCGTCCCGAGCAGGCGTCCCACCAGGCGGTATCTCCATTCGGGCTGATACCGGAACAGTTGGGCGAACGCTTGCACGCCGGAGACCGAACCGCCGTCCGGGAAGATCCACTGAACGGCCGTGTCCGCGTCCGCGCGTGTCAGGCCCAGGGCCGACAGGTCCAGCACCTGCCACGGACGCGCGTCGGGCCAGGCCGACAGGATCGACCGCAGCCAGAGCACACTGCGGGTGCAGAAGCCGCAGTCCCCGTCGTACACCAGCAGCGGCATCGCGGGTTCCGGCATGGGTTCCGCCCCCTTCATGCCGACACCCGAGCAGGCGTCGGCATGGCCGGCGTCAGCAGCCGGGCGAGTGTCGAGAGTCCACGGCGCAGCGCGGGCTCGGTGAGATGGCCGTACCCGAGGACCAGTGCCGAACGCACGGGCGCGGCCGAGAAGTGGTACGGGTTCAAGGTCGACACCCGTACACCCTGGTCGCGTAGTGCTGCCGCGATCCGCCCGGCATCCATCCCGGGCAGCGGCAGCAGCGCGGTCCCCGCCGCACCGGCGATGAGCGGACGTAACGGCGCGGCCGCGGCAGCCTGTGCGACCATCACCCTGCGCCGCTGCTCGTCGATCAGACTGAGCCGGTGCATCAGCCGTTCGACCGTGCCGTCGGACAGCAGGCGCGCCATCGCGAGCTGGGAGACGTACGGCGGCGCAACGGCCTGGTCCCGGATCCGTCGGCCCACCGCCGCGGCCAGCCGGCTGGGCACGATCGCGTAGCCGATCTGCAGCGCCGGCGTGAGCACCTCGCAGAAGTCACCGACCAGCACCGACCGCGCAGGTCCGGTGAGCGACAGCAGCTTGGGCAGCTGGCCGGCGGCCGGCGACGGATGCCGGTCGCCGGCGATCTCGATCAGCGTCCCGCCGGTCCGGTCGGCCCACTGGGCCGCCTGTGCCCGGCGGTCGGCCGACAGGACCCCGCCGAAGGGCAGGTGCGCGCCGGGGCTGAGCACCATCGCCCGGCAGCTGCCGGGCACCTGGTCCAGGCAGGCGCCCCGGTCGTCGACCGTCATCGCCACCGGCCGGCCGCTGCCGTCCGCGGCCGCCCGCCACAGGGTCGGCGGGGCCGGTTCCTCGACCGCCGCCCGGGGACCGCACGCGTCCAGCGCCTCCAGTACGGCGCGCAGCGCATGCGCCCGGCAGGCGGCGACCACGACCTCGCGCCCGGTCAGGGACACTCCGTGGTTGCGTTGGACGTGCTCAGCGATCGCATGCCGCAGCTCGGGCAGGCCGAGTTGCGGCATGGCGGTCGTCGGCGGCGTCCGGAAGCTGGCCGACCGCCACGCCCTGCGCCAGGCGGCCAGCGGAAACGCTTCACCGGCGGCCTGCCCGGGCCGCAGGTCGACCTCGGCAGCGCGGGGTTCGCGCGGGAGCCGGGAGGCGGCACCGGCACCGGTGGCAGCCGCCACGTATGTGCCCGACCCGCGCAGGCTGTGCAGGTAGCCGCGCTGGGCCAGCAGGTCGTACGCCTCGGCGGTCACTCCCCGGGAGACGCCCAACGCCGCCGCCAGCGTCCGGGTCGACGGCATCCGCACCCCGTGCGGGAACAGGCCGTCGTCCACCGCGGCGCCGACCTGCTCGGCGATCTGTTCCCGCAGTGGTCGGGTCACATTGCGGTCGAGCGTCACGGCGACCGTCAAAGGCTGTCGATAAGGCACGGCACAGATCTACGCAGGCTCGCCTGTGGTGCGGTCGTGCTCCGGTTGTGCTCAGGTTGTGGCCCAGGTCGACGGCCGTCGGAGGTGCGGACAGGGCCACTGCGGCGGCGAAGGCGGCGTCCAGTGGCCCTGTCCGCGGCGCTCGGACTTCCACACGCTTGCTGTCGACCGGCCCGACGGGGGCCGGTCGGCAGAAGAAGGGTGGGAGTGGAGTGGGAATACTCGGCTCGCTACGCAGGCATTGGAAGGTGGGGGCGGCCGGACTGGCCGTGGCCGCGCTGGTGGGCTTCGTCCAGCCGGGGACGGGCAATGCCGGTGACCGGTCGGGGGTGCCGGTGTTCAAGCCGGCGGACCTGGCGGTCGCGGTGCTGTTCAACGACGGGCCCGCGGCCGGGTACCTGTCGTCGCTGAACCGTCCCCGGCCCGAGCGCACCGATGTGCTGCTCAAGAGCGAGGCGGCGGTGGCGGAGGCGGTCGCGGGCTGGCGTGCGGGGAGCTCCTTCGCCGAGCAGATCCAGAGCGGCGACCCGGTCAAGGTCCAGGACGCGCTGCGTCAGCTCGCCGTCCTCGCCAAGGACGTGCTGGAGAAGCTGTACGGCAAGGACCTGATCCTCCAGGCCGTGGACAGGGTCATCGACGGCATCAGCAAGCAGCACCTGATCACGGCGATCACGCTCGACAGCGAGCTGTCCCTGTACAACGGCGACATCCTGTGGATCGACAACGACGTCGCGCTGTACGTGGAGGTCGCCGCAGCCGCCTTCGCCGTCGTCTTCGCGGCCATCGTCTGGCCCGCCGAACCGGGTGCGGCGAAGGTGCTGGACCTGGTCC
This window encodes:
- a CDS encoding thiol-disulfide oxidoreductase DCC family protein, with translation MPLLVYDGDCGFCTRSVLWLRSILSAWPDARPWQVLDLSALGLTRADADTAVQWIFPDGGSVSGVQAFAQLFRYQPEWRYRLVGRLLGTVPLRYPAAVVYRWIARNRHRLPGGTAACAVSAGPPGSR
- a CDS encoding Type 1 glutamine amidotransferase-like domain-containing protein: MKLLLTDSGIQNRSIRDALVDLLGKPIEESTALIVPTALHAQQGGAVQAYRVVSGQEDRAPMAQLGWKSLGLLELTALPSIGEQRWVPLVEEADALLVEGGDPMFLAYWMRESGLAGLLPTLSDTVYVGLSAGSMVMTPRIGEDFVRWSPPDGGDQTLGMVDFAIFPHLDYPGMTSNSMANAEKWAAAMPMRAYAIDNQTAIKVTGADVEVVSEGQWRLFNS
- a CDS encoding cytochrome P450 encodes the protein MTATADGLTGDPHEMLGQLRAAAPAHRIPLGPTKTGWLVTRYADVKRALNDPRLSKAALKEVRLTGSLPLPPEVQAATSTHMLNADPPEHTRLRRLVSRSFTARRIEGLRPRVEQLTRDLLDRLDGRDEADLIDDFAFPLPFQVICELIGLPDVDRDTFRGWTNTMVAGAAVPPEETNAAARAAAGYVAQLLERKRAEPDDALLSSLIEASDAGDRLSADELSSLVFVLLLAGHETTVNLIGNAIYVLLQRPELAAALRADESLLPAVIEETLRYESPVKNATLRLAVEPVTFGDVTIPAGEIVVLSLMSANRDGGSFAAAGEFDPHRPDADGHVAFGHGIHFCLGAPVARLEAQVAVGALLRRFPALHAAVPLEELRWRPGLIMHGPVHLPVRLT
- a CDS encoding PLP-dependent aminotransferase family protein, which codes for MTRPLREQIAEQVGAAVDDGLFPHGVRMPSTRTLAAALGVSRGVTAEAYDLLAQRGYLHSLRGSGTYVAAATGAGAASRLPREPRAAEVDLRPGQAAGEAFPLAAWRRAWRSASFRTPPTTAMPQLGLPELRHAIAEHVQRNHGVSLTGREVVVAACRAHALRAVLEALDACGPRAAVEEPAPPTLWRAAADGSGRPVAMTVDDRGACLDQVPGSCRAMVLSPGAHLPFGGVLSADRRAQAAQWADRTGGTLIEIAGDRHPSPAAGQLPKLLSLTGPARSVLVGDFCEVLTPALQIGYAIVPSRLAAAVGRRIRDQAVAPPYVSQLAMARLLSDGTVERLMHRLSLIDEQRRRVMVAQAAAAAPLRPLIAGAAGTALLPLPGMDAGRIAAALRDQGVRVSTLNPYHFSAAPVRSALVLGYGHLTEPALRRGLSTLARLLTPAMPTPARVSA